TACCGTGTGCACTGGTGTCCACCGTTCGCTTGCAAGTTCATAGCCATTGGGATCTTCACCAGGTGGATGAAGAATTGAAATGCACACACGTCCATCAGGATAAACTGATAATTCAAAATAATAAGCATTGTCAGAGCTTTGGCATGATTCATAGACACAAGAATATCAGTCAGCTAGCGACGAGCTTACCATTAGGATGCCACATCTCAGAAGTAAATCTTACTGATGGTGGACTGTTGGGATAATTCTGGGGGAAGGTCATTATTGCATTGAAGTAGCCTCCATCACTGCAAAAGTAAAAGGTTACTCTTTTAATTTCATGCCCAGGGACATTTTTCTCGAACATGCAAACTCAAAGAATCACACATAAACCATCATATAAGAGAGAACAAACACTTTTTTTAAAACACACACATTTTTTtaacacacgcacgcacacacgcacAGCACGCACAAGTAGCAAGAATTTTGTTTCATCATTGTTGAGTAGAGTGGGAGAAAGTGTTATGTGTGAAAAATTCTATTTGGGCCCAATGGCCTGGCCCCTATGTTTGGAGTTTGGTCAACCAATAATGATTTCAAAATATGAGGGAACTTTCTTTCCTCTACAAATGTAGGTATACTATTCTAGCATACATTCTTTTCCAAAACAACATAGTTCCTAAGCCTTTTCCAAGGCATGTTTGGTTTGGTCCCAGATGTGGCCCCACAAAACCTTGCCAAAATTTGATAACCAACTTGCTCGCCCAAACATTCGCAAGAAAATAAACTTTATTGCAAATGGGTAGAGAATCTTGCCAAAATTTAGTAACCAATGCTTGGAAAATTTAGTCAAAACTATTAGCAAATGGCTGCAAAGCAAACAGCCCCGTACCTCCAAAAATCCAATGCACAATAAAGGCAGGTTGCAAATTTCTAATTTATATCATATGTCCCTCTTTGATATTTCATGAAATTATCTAGAATCTAGATGAGTAATAAAAGATACGCGCAATTGATACTCCTTTAGTATTACTTCAAATGTAAGCATTATTAGTGATCCAAAACTGTATTCCATCACGTCTGCATCTGAACTCTAAACAGATCATTTTTTCACTGCCTGTTGGTAAGCTAACTAAGTCTTTTTTTTTAGGACCGGATTAATCTGCTCCATTCAAGTAAACTACAGCTAAGTGTTTGTCAGGGAAGCATATTTCCACACCTGCCATTGCTCAAAAACAGCCGCGAGTGAAATAAATAGAAAGCTTCCCATCTGAGAAACTTTGTCTCAACTACCTAAAAGGCACACCTCTAAGTGGTATGACAGAACGAtacaaacataaaatggttggCTACAAATCATGCGAACCACACCATCTGAACGTGTGGACAGCAGCTGTATTTATCGGCAAGTGATCTGgatcagcaattcagcattaAAACACGGATCTGTCCGATTGCCCCACCGTTCATCAATATGAGCTACACGTGAGGCTAGACATCACAATCCACACCTTACGCAATGGGAAACTCAACAATCCGAATAGAAGCAACTACTCACAGGTGATATGGATCCAAATCAAACATGGAATCAGCTCGGTTAAACCGCAATTCTTCAATACAGGCTACGGATCAACACCGCAACACATAATTCCCGTAGCATACACCACGGAAACCAAACAATCGGAACTGGGGTCGACTACGGATCGGCATCAAAACACGGAATCCACTCAGCTACACCACAATTCATCGCACGGTCTGCGGATCGAGCAACACGAATTTCACACAGAGATTAGAGGGCAGACCAAGCAATTGGAACCTGTGGCGACTACGCGCACCCATCAAGCATGCAATCTATATCCGTTAGGGCAATCGTGCAGTGATTAGAGGGCAGAGGCAACATTCGAACTCACTATAGGGTGTCAGGCGGTCCGATGATGGTGACCTGCCACTCGAAGACGTTGCTATCGTCCACCAGCCCGGCGGAGAACCCATCCACGGGATTCTTCGCAAGATCTGCGCCAAACAACAAACAAGGCGCGAGAGATCAGGAGCCGATCGCGGGCGAATCGGGGCGATTAAAAGTGGGGAGAGCAGGAGGCCGCTCGGATCCGTACCCTTGAGCTGCTTCTGGAGCAGGAGGCTCGCCTGGCTCGCGGTTCCCGCCATGGGAAGGAAGCAGCGCTCCTCGATCGGATCGGGGCTAGGGTTTTGGCGATGGGGAGTGGTTCGCCGCCCCCGGGAGGAGCTGCTTTATTTCTGGGGGCGAGAGCAGCTTTGGAATcgggaggaagaggagacaAGGCAACAGGCTGGACGATTTATAAGAAGCTTGAGACAGAGTTCCAGATTGGTTAATAATGAAAACCGAGTTAGTTTCCGCGGCTAATCACCATGTATTTTTGGGTTGTAATTGTCAATGATtcctccctccgtttttatttataagcgTACACGCATATTATTAgcattcaaactttgcaatatttgactatgattattaattttttatttttataatgtaaataaatgattataaatttataacaaTAAAcaatactccctc
This sequence is a window from Setaria italica strain Yugu1 chromosome III, Setaria_italica_v2.0, whole genome shotgun sequence. Protein-coding genes within it:
- the LOC101784150 gene encoding ubiquitin-conjugating enzyme E2 7 codes for the protein MAGTASQASLLLQKQLKDLAKNPVDGFSAGLVDDSNVFEWQVTIIGPPDTLYDGGYFNAIMTFPQNYPNSPPSVRFTSEMWHPNVYPDGRVCISILHPPGEDPNGYELASERWTPVHTVESIVLSIISMLSSPNDESPANIEAAKDWREKRDEFKKKVRRIVRKSQEML